The following DNA comes from Lentibacillus sp. Marseille-P4043.
TAACCAACACACATTGTATATATCGCAAAATAATGCCCATTCGTTCGAAGGGAGATTAATCCTACTAATATACCTAATATGATCGAGACTACGCATGCTGCAATTAGCGCAAGCCAAAAATTCCAACCTGCCTTCACCGTCAATAATCCAAGCGTGTAGGCCCCAATTGCAAAAAATCCCACATGTGCAAGTGATAAATTACCTGTATAACCTGTGAAAATGTTGATACCATATACACTTATTGACCAAATACAAACCAATACAAGAACATGCAAGACATATTGATTTTGCACGACAAATGGAAGTATTAATGCAATGGCTAAAAGGAGTACGATGCCATATTTTTTGTTTAGTAATGCAGCCATTAGTGAGCCCTCCTTGCAAACAACCCAGTAGGTTTCACAGTCAATATAATGACAAGCAATGCAAAAGCTATTACATCTTTATAATCACCGGAAATATACGTTGCACCGAAACTTTCTATAATACCTAACAGATATCCAGCTATTATAGCTCCCGGTATACTCCCCATTCCACCAATAATAATAATGACAAAGGCTTTCATAATCACAAGGTCACCCATCCCTGGAAACACTAAGTTAATTGGCGAAGCTAGATTTGCAGCAGCTGCAGCCAACACGCCCGAAATAGCAAATGTTAACATTGCAACAACATTGGCATTAATTCCGACCAAGTATGCCCCTTCCCGATTTTGCGCCATAGCAATGATTGCTGAACCAATCATTGTCTTTGTTAAAAACATATGAAGCACAATCATGATAATTACCGTTGCGATGATGACAATTAGCCTTTGCTGTGTAACGGTTATACCAAATAGACTTACAACGTCACCATATGGACTAGTCATTTGTTGGTAATTAGGTCCCCATAATACTTGGGCTAATGCTACCAAGAATAATAAAATTCCGATTGCTCCCATCATCTGATGAAGTGGAGGTGCATTTCGTAAAGGGTGAAAGATTAGCCGGTCTGAAAGTATGGCAAGTAATCCGGTCATCATCATGGAAACAAGCATGGCAATCCAATAATTAAACCCAAACATTGTCATAACGGTTAACGTGACGTAAGCCCCTATCATGTAAAACGCTCCTTGCGCAAAATTAGGAACATGTAGGATTCCAAACACCATTGTCAACCCTAAGGCCACAAGACTATAAACGCTACCATTAGAAAGACCATTTAACAGTTGCTGGAAAAACAAATCCATCGTTTTCCCTCCCTAACATTTTAATTAAGTTGCCTATTACCGCATGATGTCTAAATCCCTCTACGGACTTTACCGCGTATTGCATTGTCACATATTACAGAGATATATTTTATCTACGTCCTCAACAATTAACTTAACAACTTCTTCATTACTAAAGATTAAGTGTCCCACCGTCAATCACTAGTGTTTCTCCGGTAATAAAAGAAGCTTCATCAGACGCCAAAAAGAGAACTGCGTCAGCAACTTCTTTTGATTTACCAATTCTTCGCAAGACATTTGCAGTAGACAAAATAGGCCACTTATCTGTCTTTTTCCAATCGTCTACCATTTTTGTGTCAATAATTCCTGGAGCAACAGCATTAACACGGATATTTTTCCTGCCAAACTCAGTTGCAGCAGTTTTGGTAAGTGCCATGACACTACTTTTTGATGCTGAGTATGCGGAAACAAGTTTTTGCCCTTTTATCCCGGCAATGCTGGCTGTATTAACAATCGAACTGCCTGACTCCATCCAAGGAATAGCATATTTCATTCCCAGAAACACACCAGTGAGATTGATATCAATAACTTTTTGCCATTCTTCAAGTGAAACATCGGGAATTTTTTTCTCATCGGCATTCACACCTGCATTGTTGTACAAGATATCAATGCGGCCAAATGTATCAATCGTCCCCTGTACCATATTTTCTACATCTTTCGGATTGGTCATATCTGTGCAAATAAATTCTGACTTACCACCTGTTTCCCTGATGATGTTAACTGTTTCAAGCCCAGCTTCTTCGCTAATATCCGATACCATAACCTGAGCGCCTTCCTCAGCAAACCGTAAAGCTGTTGTTCTTCCAATGTCACCGCCACCACCAGTTACAATGGCAATTTTGTTTTTTAAGCGCATGTAATCCTTCCTTCCGCTGTTACATCATTTTATAAATACTGAACGGATGGTATGTTATAAATAATACGATAACAGGGCCTATTAAAACCCTGTTGGCCAGTTAGCAAGACGCCGTTCACTTTTAGAACCATTCTTGGCACAGGCATATTCCAATGTTTGTGAGAGAAATTTTCTTGTGTCTCTAGGGTCAATAATATCGTCAATTAAATGTTTCCCTGCAGCTTTATAAGGCGAACTATCAAAACCCCATGATTCTAGTAATTCCAAACGTTTTTGTTCCGCATTTTCTGCTTTTTGAATCTCACGTCCGTAGACAACATTGATCCCGACTTCAGGCCCCGTAAAATTAATCTCAGCTGTGGGCCATGCCACAACAAAATCTGCGCCCATCGTTGGGCCACACATATTCCCGTACGCTGCACCAACACTTTTTCGTATGACAATAGAAATCTTTGGAACTGTTGATTGGGCAAGCGCTTGATTCCACATCATTATTTTGGTTGGCATTTTTAATTTTTCCGCTTCACTTGATACACGAAAACCTGGTATGTCATGTAAGAAGATGAGTGGAATATTGTACGAATCACATAGGCAAATGAAATCAGTCGCTTTCTCACACTCTTTAGCTCCTGCAGCACCTGCAAATTTCATCGGTTGATTCGCAATAATACCTACTACCCTTCCATTTATTCTTGCTAAAACGGTAATAAGTGCCGTGCCGTATAATGATTTAAGTTCAAAATAGTCTCCACCATCGACAATTAATTTAATTACCTTTTTCATATCATAAGCGCGTTTTTTTCTTATTGGTACGATATTAACCATCTCATCAATTTTTCGATATGGATCATCCATCGTTTCTTTATATGGTGGTTCCTCTCCACTATGAAGCGGCATATAGTCTAAGAACTGTTTCATTTCCTTTATGGATGATTCTTCACTAGCGGTAAAACGTTCCACCTGTCCGGTATAATCTGCATGTACTTCCCATCCACCAAGTTCTTCATTCGATACTTTCTCGCCAGTAGCGACTTCTAACATACGTGGACCAGCTACTGCCATGGAAGTCCCTTTTACCTGTGTGACAAAATCGGAGGAAACTGCTGTCCAAGTCGGTCCCCCAAAACTATCCCCTAAAATGGCTGTAATCATAGGGACTTCCCGGCGATGTAATAAAAGTTCATTTGGAAAAAGCATCTGACTAATTCCATCTGATCCCATTCCATCAGGCATTCTGAGCCCTCCGCCTTCCATTAAACTAAGCAATGGAAAACCACGCTTCACCGCAAATTCATGGGCAGCTTGTGTCTTACGAAAATAAACCATTCCTTCCGTACCAGCAAAGACTGTTTTATCCGCTGCCTGTAAAACAACTGGACGGCCATTCACTTTTGCTAGCCCCGTTATGACCCCATCACCTGCACTTTGTTCTTCCATACCAATTTGATCCGAATGGGCCAGCATGCCTAATTCGAGAAAGGTATCTGGATCAACAAGCATATCAATTCGCTCTCTTGCAGTACTATGTCTCAGACTGTGCTGGCGTTCAATTTTTTCTTTGCCACCTCCTAGTTTTGCCTTCGCTTTTCTTTTTTGTAAGTCTTCTATTGCCTCTTCCATATTTTCCTCTTTTAGCTTTTCCATAGATTTCTCCCTTACCTAAAAGTATTGATTGCATGTTAAGAAGTCTATTACATTACGATTCTTTTAAAAGCCTCCTAAGTACTTTACCAGAGGATGTTGCTGGTAAGTGGTCGCGAAATTCTACCTCACGTGGGTACTTATAGGCAGCCATTTTTTCTTTAGCCCAAGTGATTATTTCACTCGCTGTAACTTTACTTTTATATTCTGGTTTTAAAACGATATATGCTTTAACACATTCACCCCGTTTTTTATCCGGAATACCAATTACGGCCACTTGTAAAATCGCTTCATGGTCGCTCAGTAAGGATTCAACATCTTCCGGAAACACACTGAATCCTGACGATTTGATCATCTCTTTTACACGACCGTTAAAGGATAAATATCCATCTTCATCAAGTGTGCCAATATCACCGGTAAAAACCCATCCATCCCGGAGTGTTTCGGCAGTTGCTTCAGGGCGATTTAAATATCCTTTGAATACACCAGGATTTCTGACAGCAATTTCGCCTTGTTTTCCTGGGGGCAGATCTTTCCCCGTTTCCATATCAACAATACGTAACTCTGTATCGAATGTAGCAATGCCACACGTACCAAATTTTATTTGATCTATTGGCATCATGGTGTCACACGTATGTGTTTCACTTAATCCATACGATGCTTCAAAAAGTAAGCACCCATCCGTGAGTTTTTTCCATGCCGATGCCAGTTTTTCATCAACTGCCATACCAAAACTTGTGGCAAAATTCAGTTCCAATGATGTTAAATCCCTATTTTCAACCCCGGGGTAATGCAATATTGCGTTATTCATTGGGGCGACAGTGTATAATTTGCTTACCTTGTAGTTCTCAATCGCTTGTATTGCCGCTTCAGGATCAAAACGTGTTAATAAAACACAAGATGAAGCACTATAAACAGGTATATTCACCCCCATAACCATACCAGCAATATGGCAAAGTGGAGCAGCTGCCAATGATTTATCCTCTTGCGTAACTAAATAGCCATGGGCAGAAGCGGCTGTTTTGAACAATGCATTTCCAAAAGTCAACATTGCTGCTTTTGATCGTCCAGTTGTCCCAGATGTAAAAACCATCAATCCTACATCTTCCCATAGGTCAATTTGGGCCGTTTCCTTAATAGGATCACTCTTGTCGATCACTTCGACCATATTAAACGTATCTTTTATTTTTTGCTTTTTAATTTTCAGCTCATCAGGTAAAGGCAGTGTCTGTTTCTCGGAAAGAAAATCAGTATAATTAGTTGTCACCATAAATTGAAGAGATGGGATCTTATCCTTTATATTCTCCACTTGTATATACAATTCCTGACCAGCGATGACAGCCTGAATTTCAGCCTCATTAATGAAATATTCCAGCTCTGATTCTTTATACATCGGATTTAGGGGAACAACCGTTGCACCAAGCATTTGAATTGCATAATGTCCAATTAGATATTGCGGACAATTTTGCATAAACAAGGCAACCCTACTCCCTTTTGTTACACCTTGATGTTTAAGAAATTGAGCAAATTGCTTGGTTTTGTTATTTAATTCCTCCCATGTAATCGGATTCCCATAATAAATGTATGCCGTTTGATCTGGTCGCTCAATCGCATTTTGCATGAGATACTCATGTAATGGTTTTTTACCTTGACGATAATTTAACGTCTTTGGCACCGCTTTTGGCCAGCTTTTCTTTAAAACTGATTTCACTATTTCCTCCCCTTTCTTTACCTTGGTATCTGTTTAAAAGCAGGGCGATGCGGGACAGCCAACCTGTCCCCCATGTCCCAGAAAATCACACAGATTCTTCTCTTATTTTTCGTCGTAATATTTTTCCGACATTTGTTTTTGGTAGTTCTTTTCTAAATTCAACGATTCGTGGAACTTTATATGCCGCCATATTCTCTCGACAATAAGCAATTAATTCCTTTTCATCCGTAAGCTGACCTTCTTTTAGCACGACAACTGCTTTAACCGTTTCCCCACGATACGGATCTGGAATGCCAACAACGACTGCTTCCTGGACAGCAGGATGTTCATAGATAATTTCTTCTACATCTCTCGGATAGACGTTATAACCACTCGCAATAATTAGATCCTTTTTTCGATCAACAATGAATAGAAAACCGTCTTCATCCATATAGGCGATATCCCCTGTATAAAGCCAGCCGTCCTGAAGCGTTTGCTCTGTTTCTTCTGGC
Coding sequences within:
- a CDS encoding branched-chain amino acid ABC transporter permease, which codes for MDLFFQQLLNGLSNGSVYSLVALGLTMVFGILHVPNFAQGAFYMIGAYVTLTVMTMFGFNYWIAMLVSMMMTGLLAILSDRLIFHPLRNAPPLHQMMGAIGILLFLVALAQVLWGPNYQQMTSPYGDVVSLFGITVTQQRLIVIIATVIIMIVLHMFLTKTMIGSAIIAMAQNREGAYLVGINANVVAMLTFAISGVLAAAAANLASPINLVFPGMGDLVIMKAFVIIIIGGMGSIPGAIIAGYLLGIIESFGATYISGDYKDVIAFALLVIILTVKPTGLFARRAH
- a CDS encoding SDR family NAD(P)-dependent oxidoreductase, with translation MRLKNKIAIVTGGGGDIGRTTALRFAEEGAQVMVSDISEEAGLETVNIIRETGGKSEFICTDMTNPKDVENMVQGTIDTFGRIDILYNNAGVNADEKKIPDVSLEEWQKVIDINLTGVFLGMKYAIPWMESGSSIVNTASIAGIKGQKLVSAYSASKSSVMALTKTAATEFGRKNIRVNAVAPGIIDTKMVDDWKKTDKWPILSTANVLRRIGKSKEVADAVLFLASDEASFITGETLVIDGGTLNL
- a CDS encoding acyl-CoA carboxylase subunit beta, whose protein sequence is MEKLKEENMEEAIEDLQKRKAKAKLGGGKEKIERQHSLRHSTARERIDMLVDPDTFLELGMLAHSDQIGMEEQSAGDGVITGLAKVNGRPVVLQAADKTVFAGTEGMVYFRKTQAAHEFAVKRGFPLLSLMEGGGLRMPDGMGSDGISQMLFPNELLLHRREVPMITAILGDSFGGPTWTAVSSDFVTQVKGTSMAVAGPRMLEVATGEKVSNEELGGWEVHADYTGQVERFTASEESSIKEMKQFLDYMPLHSGEEPPYKETMDDPYRKIDEMVNIVPIRKKRAYDMKKVIKLIVDGGDYFELKSLYGTALITVLARINGRVVGIIANQPMKFAGAAGAKECEKATDFICLCDSYNIPLIFLHDIPGFRVSSEAEKLKMPTKIMMWNQALAQSTVPKISIVIRKSVGAAYGNMCGPTMGADFVVAWPTAEINFTGPEVGINVVYGREIQKAENAEQKRLELLESWGFDSSPYKAAGKHLIDDIIDPRDTRKFLSQTLEYACAKNGSKSERRLANWPTGF
- a CDS encoding AMP-binding protein gives rise to the protein MKSVLKKSWPKAVPKTLNYRQGKKPLHEYLMQNAIERPDQTAYIYYGNPITWEELNNKTKQFAQFLKHQGVTKGSRVALFMQNCPQYLIGHYAIQMLGATVVPLNPMYKESELEYFINEAEIQAVIAGQELYIQVENIKDKIPSLQFMVTTNYTDFLSEKQTLPLPDELKIKKQKIKDTFNMVEVIDKSDPIKETAQIDLWEDVGLMVFTSGTTGRSKAAMLTFGNALFKTAASAHGYLVTQEDKSLAAAPLCHIAGMVMGVNIPVYSASSCVLLTRFDPEAAIQAIENYKVSKLYTVAPMNNAILHYPGVENRDLTSLELNFATSFGMAVDEKLASAWKKLTDGCLLFEASYGLSETHTCDTMMPIDQIKFGTCGIATFDTELRIVDMETGKDLPPGKQGEIAVRNPGVFKGYLNRPEATAETLRDGWVFTGDIGTLDEDGYLSFNGRVKEMIKSSGFSVFPEDVESLLSDHEAILQVAVIGIPDKKRGECVKAYIVLKPEYKSKVTASEIITWAKEKMAAYKYPREVEFRDHLPATSSGKVLRRLLKES